The region TATTTCTAtcatttcactgaatataatattttttacctAAAGACTCTAAATCAATTATTTTCgaagttataaatttttcaatatttttttttcgtataaaATATTGATGTTGTCAGCATTACAACCATATTTTCCATGTAAGGCTTTGTGTCAgtgtataaaatttcattctgTTTCATTCTGAGTTTCAGGTTGTAATAGCTGCCATATTAGTAGTAGCAGAAGCTCAATACCACGAATACGAACACAAAGAACAAGGAAAAGGAGGATTTGGTGGATCAAAATTCATCACCCCTGTGGATATACACCATGAGCAGGCTGTACACTTAAAGGTTTGAATTCATATACAAATTCCCACAAAAATCCATCAAAAACCTAACTgtgatccatgaattttgaaggctaaaaaatttttctcgaaatctacGCAGAAACCTACCCTCCTGAAATTGATTATACTGAaggcaatatttttttcaattcctggTCCTACTAGTTACAAAATGCTTCACCTAAAACTCTTTTCAGGCACACCCAGAATACCACTACGACTACCACGTAGCAGACCACAAACACAAAGACTACAAGAGCAAACACGAAGAAAGAGATGGTTACAAAGTGAAGGGTAGCTACAGTCTTCTTGAACCTGACCATAAAACCATCAGGGTTGTGGATTACGTCTCAGACAAAAAAACTGGTTTCATCGCTAAAGTATCCTACAAAAAACACCAGTAGGATGATTTGATCTGGATATATTGattgtgaattattttcgagttgtcgatttgtttttattttagtaTGTTATGGAAGGAGTCAACAAGTTTTTGTTAtgtaaatattataataaaatagttTCTACCTTATGTACCTATTTATTTTGGTTTTTAAAAGCTGCAGTACACGAATTTACGATTATTTTTCATATGAGAAACAATGAATTTGAGATGATTTAATATCATCAGATGCTGAAAACCATTTCAAAGCaaccaaaatttcaaacatcagctggcaaggttatagcatCCGTATTTGAGACTTGCATGGTAGATTGTTCATTAACTATATTGAGGTagataaaatcatcaaaatgaatgcagaaattgaaaataaaagtcctgaaaggcaaaaaaaaattctctttcaccaAGACCATGCTGATTGTCACAAATGGGagaaaaccatggtcaaattggaCTTCCAACTGTTTTCCACCCAGCTTAtcctccagatctggcccccagtgatAACTGGCttttttcagacctcaaaaaaatgcccCAGTGAAAGAATTGAATATGACCACGAATTTTTCATCGAGCCGTATTCGAAAAATGTAgatattgtgatgaaatgaCACAGCGATCAGTTTGAGGAACAAGtgtttaaaaaatatttcttttatatCCCCATTATTTCTAGTTGTACGAAAAAAACTATTCCAAAACTGCAATGAATAACGTTTGTTGAGGAAAAAAGTAAATTTCGTTCAAATAATTTAGAGATAAATCAGAGATAACATTTTCTATCTCTCAAATATCTCTATATCTGATGAGGTGACCACTTTGTtataaactttaaattgcaattaaacaacgatggattattcgattgacatgaattttattcatccgcaagataatcttgtggcattacattttgaatatgatttctggcatatgactgccatggctggctcggatgtagtccaatctggacgtccaattttcgatgactttttccaacatttgtggccgtatatcggcaataacaaggcgaatgttgtcttccaaatggtcaagggtttgtggcttatccgcatagaccaatgactttacatagccccacagaaagtagtccagcggtgttaaatcacaagatcttgaaggtcaattcacaggtccaaaacgtaaaattaggcgatcaccaaacgtgtctttcaataaatcgattgtggcacgagctgtgtgacatgttgcgccgtcttgttggaaccacagcacctggacatcaaggttgttcaattcaggaatgaaaaagttagtaatcatggctctataccgatcaccattgactgtaacgttctgggcatcatcgtttttgaagaagtacggaccaatgattccaccagcccataaagcgcatcaaacagtcagtttttctggatgaaacggtgtttcgacatacacttgaggattagcttcactccaaatgcggcagttttgtttgttgacgtagccattcaaccagaagtgcgcttcgtcgctaaacaaaataaaatggacgaatgcgcaatacgtatttcgcacagaaccattattttcgaaatgaaattgcactatttgcaagcgttgttcaggtgtgagtatattcatgatgaattgccaaaccaaactggaaataagtcacttgacagctgttaaatcggtcgccattttgcatagtaatgccaacttaaagttatatacctcgaaaaaaaacacccgttgcaTTCATTATGTTTACTTCATTATTACAGATTTGAAGAAACGCAATAAAGGtccagatttgaaatttttgctcCGACTAAACGTTTCCTATCCGACAACTAAAAACGTCCTACAAAACACCTATGAAAacttttcacgaaaaaaaaaacataaaataaatgcAATCACCAAACTCTAATCTCGAATAGAATGCATCGAAACTAAATGAACCAAATTATTGTTAGTACCGCCATATGTTATGATTATTAAGTTACGTAACAACTTAATAGTTTTCTGCAGATAAATTATCGACAGACCAATTAGTAGGCAGTtaacaattcaaattaaaacgAAAATCTGCACCCTTTCACTGAAAAATCCAACAAACAAGGTATATAACTGAGAATGGCCAAAATGATTTCGTTAGTTATCAGTCAGACTCCAATCTCAACGGGCAATATGGGCAAATACCTCGTAAGTACCATACAATTTgtcttaattgaaaattttcacttttatccCGTAGACAATTTTTGTTAGGTTAATAATTTCTATTCTACGAACTGAAATGTATGAAACGACATAAACAAGGAACTTTTGAATGCtcgttcattgaaaataaaattatatggtTCTCCCATAACTCAATCCTCTTAGGGAAAGTGGTCTAATGTCAAATTGACTGAATTTTCGATAAGTTATagttattccaaatgaaaattcgatAGGATAAAATTTTTCTGTAGGCTAGTTTTGATATCATCACTATTCTCAGTAATAACCtcagagtattaaacatagatagagggagcatatgtcattttcagtaagcaaattttgtccccaacatgaactatcaaatttgacatgaagcgcgcggaaatggaaacaaatcagtgatacgatatttcactcaattcgcgagtttctccacaaagaaagtacatcttatgtcccatagtgaatcgacgtttcatattaactcaaaatatattgaaataaatatcttaatatatcagaaattcagaaaataaacttcaagcgcaccaaacgacgcgaaaaaccgatgacactaggagagctaaagttgccaaaccttggatttcagcaggtagatacggaaaataataaatattctacttattataaattcgacaattaggaaaatctcggattccaaatgttcaaatttgcatatttaatcggga is a window of Harmonia axyridis chromosome 2, icHarAxyr1.1, whole genome shotgun sequence DNA encoding:
- the LOC123672686 gene encoding adult-specific cuticular protein ACP-22-like; amino-acid sequence: MRKFIVVIAAILVVAEAQYHEYEHKEQGKGGFGGSKFITPVDIHHEQAVHLKAHPEYHYDYHVADHKHKDYKSKHEERDGYKVKGSYSLLEPDHKTIRVVDYVSDKKTGFIAKVSYKKHQ